From the Manis pentadactyla isolate mManPen7 chromosome 7, mManPen7.hap1, whole genome shotgun sequence genome, one window contains:
- the TMEM139 gene encoding transmembrane protein 139 translates to MVPSQLWGKLEKPLLFLCCASFLLGLALLGIRPDIAPVAYFFLTLGGFFLFACLLACFLEWGFRPESPGASGNARDNEAFEVPTYDEAVVSESQCHPQELDQPPPYSSIVTPAGLEEGQASHPEGPRRATLERRVGSEGSTTPGNPGRALISLRLRGPRVVSTVPDLQNMAVLPKLEPLTPPPAYDVSFGHPEDDNVFYENNWTPP, encoded by the exons ATGGTGCCAAGCCAGTTGTGGGGGAAACTGGAGAAGCCGCTTCTCTTCCTGTGCTGCGCCTCCTTCCTCCTGGGGCTGGCTTTACTGGGCATACGGCCGGACATCGCCCCTGTTGCTTATTTCTTTCTCACCTTGGGTGGTTTCTTCTTGTTTGCCTGCCTCCTGGCCTGTTTCCTGGAATGGGGGTTCCGGCCTGAGAGCCCAGGGGCCTCAGGCAATGCACG GGACAATGAAGCCTTTGAGGTGCCAACCTATGACGAGGCTGTGGTGTCGGAATCACAATGCCACCCCCAAGAGCTGGATCAACCACCCCCTTACAGCAGCATTGTAACCCCTGCAGGACTTGAGGAGGGACAGGCTAGCCatccagaggggcccaggagagccACACTGGAAAGGCGAGTGGGCTCAGAGGGGTCTACGACTCCAGGAAACCCTGGAAGAGCTCTAATCAGCCTTCGGCTTCGGGGACCACGGGTCGTGTCCACTGTTCCTGATCTGCAGAACATGGCGGTGCTCCCCAAATTGGAACCTCTTACTCCTCCTCCTGCATATGATGTCAGCTTTGGTCACCCTGAAGATGATAATGTTTTCTATGAAAACAACTGGACACCCCCCTAA